The Acidianus manzaensis genome has a window encoding:
- a CDS encoding ferritin family protein: protein MKHDLDFNMEPDFPPNNAYPPKWNFDNEKAWQLYRRAKREQWDEDNINWEEIKEYASGLDRKQRLAIAYWWSLLSNFDNATPVFAYAVVKSFENHLDTAVRGILTTITYDENRHNMVCGLSINNILPGFPFNFKPQDELERKAMLNVLWTWWNGSRYWKAYLEAYNKYTFDVLFTSFMMGEAAATTVFSTMAKGAKIRQFQEIFKNTAVDETRHYAFTHLIMSDNAGTMDDERKKLVTKQVRAGFVFLSLITYLPPKDFWKLPPWFVEVHEKMEDLARSAGFYIPDIKEKEDAWRNAIIRVGSSLKRYNIKMPAMPELGITGEEVFDIKEGDIIPVF from the coding sequence ATGAAACATGATCTAGACTTTAATATGGAACCAGATTTTCCACCTAATAATGCATATCCTCCAAAATGGAATTTTGATAATGAAAAAGCTTGGCAATTATATAGGAGAGCTAAAAGAGAGCAATGGGATGAAGATAATATAAATTGGGAAGAAATTAAGGAATATGCGTCGGGATTAGATAGAAAACAAAGATTAGCTATAGCGTATTGGTGGAGTTTATTATCTAATTTTGATAACGCTACCCCAGTTTTTGCTTATGCAGTTGTAAAGTCTTTTGAAAATCATTTGGATACTGCAGTAAGGGGAATATTAACTACTATAACATATGATGAAAATAGGCATAACATGGTGTGCGGATTATCTATAAATAACATATTACCTGGATTTCCGTTTAATTTTAAACCTCAAGATGAATTGGAAAGAAAAGCTATGTTAAATGTATTATGGACATGGTGGAATGGCTCAAGATATTGGAAGGCTTACTTGGAAGCTTATAATAAATATACTTTTGACGTACTTTTTACGTCGTTTATGATGGGTGAAGCGGCAGCTACTACTGTGTTTTCTACTATGGCTAAGGGAGCAAAGATAAGACAATTCCAGGAAATTTTTAAGAATACTGCAGTTGACGAAACAAGACATTATGCGTTCACTCACTTAATTATGAGTGATAATGCTGGAACCATGGATGATGAGAGGAAGAAATTAGTTACTAAACAAGTAAGAGCTGGATTTGTATTTCTTTCATTAATTACATATTTACCTCCTAAGGATTTCTGGAAATTACCACCTTGGTTTGTAGAAGTTCACGAAAAAATGGAGGATTTAGCTAGGAGTGCTGGTTTTTATATTCCAGATATTAAGGAAAAGGAAGACGCATGGAGGAACGCTATAATAAGGGTTGGAAGTAGTTTGAAAAGATATAATATAAAAATGCCTGCTATGCCAGAACTTGGGATTACTGGAGAGGAAGTTTTCGATATAAAAGAGGGAGATATTATACCTGTTTTTTAG
- a CDS encoding 3-hydroxyacyl-CoA dehydrogenase NAD-binding domain-containing protein: MKVLVVGAGTMGHGIAEVFSFKNYVYIYDSYPQALSKGLENIKWSLNKLKEKGIVKDVDVDLGKNYTIKGIERC, translated from the coding sequence ATGAAAGTTCTAGTAGTAGGAGCAGGTACTATGGGTCATGGAATTGCAGAAGTTTTTTCTTTTAAAAATTATGTTTATATTTATGATAGTTATCCTCAAGCGTTAAGTAAGGGATTGGAAAATATTAAATGGTCTTTAAATAAACTTAAGGAAAAAGGGATAGTTAAAGATGTTGATGTAGATCTTGGGAAGAATTATACCATTAAAGGAATTGAAAGATGTTGA
- a CDS encoding 3-hydroxyacyl-CoA dehydrogenase: MGRIIPLKELKDVDVDLVIEAVPENFDLKLNVFKTLQSAKIIKDNVIVASNTSSLPISELSTGITYPENFLGLHFFNPPVMMKLVEVVKGNKTSDETFKKGIEIVKNIDKIPIPVRKDVVGFVVNRILFRIFTSACNLLNSYSVEEIDSLAKYVLGFPMGIFELLDYTGIDTNYFISNEVKKRGYNFECKELKILYEKGYLGAKNGKGFYDWSHGRPSIVRTERMPASKDLIGDAISEAHWLVDNQVSDKDDIDLAVKLGLGWKKGIFEYEKEINN, from the coding sequence TTGGGAAGAATTATACCATTAAAGGAATTGAAAGATGTTGATGTAGATCTAGTAATTGAAGCTGTTCCTGAAAATTTTGATTTAAAATTAAATGTGTTTAAGACATTACAATCTGCTAAAATAATTAAGGATAACGTTATAGTAGCTTCTAATACCAGTAGCCTTCCTATAAGTGAGTTAAGTACAGGAATAACTTATCCGGAAAATTTTCTAGGATTACATTTTTTTAATCCTCCAGTTATGATGAAGTTAGTAGAAGTAGTAAAAGGTAATAAGACGTCTGATGAGACGTTTAAAAAAGGTATTGAGATAGTAAAAAATATAGATAAGATACCTATTCCTGTTAGAAAAGACGTTGTTGGATTTGTTGTTAATAGGATTTTATTCAGAATATTTACTTCTGCATGCAATTTGCTTAATTCTTATTCTGTTGAGGAGATAGATAGTTTAGCTAAATATGTATTAGGTTTTCCTATGGGTATATTTGAGTTATTAGATTATACTGGAATAGATACTAACTATTTTATCAGTAATGAAGTAAAAAAGAGAGGTTACAATTTTGAATGTAAAGAATTAAAGATTTTATACGAAAAAGGATATCTTGGAGCTAAAAATGGTAAAGGTTTTTATGATTGGTCTCATGGAAGGCCTTCTATTGTAAGAACTGAGAGAATGCCAGCTTCTAAAGATTTAATTGGAGATGCTATAAGTGAGGCTCACTGGCTAGTAGATAATCAAGTGTCAGATAAGGATGATATAGATTTAGCTGTAAAATTAGGTTTAGGTTGGAAAAAGGGCATATTTGAGTATGAAAAAGAGATAAATAACTAA
- a CDS encoding proton-conducting transporter membrane subunit has protein sequence MIIPFILIISAILVGLTFFINKRISLFTGIASIVINVYYLFNYGLFISFYNINKIGSIGFTINQLNYPFIIAIIIVSLASIIFSYDYFKSRSVNSSLIYGLLSLAGVSLIYTALSVNLLELFIFLEISIFSVFFMILIYGKSDREKASSIFILWSQVGMALFLSSIILIGLRAGTMNIYKIDDVFNNFSVLPYAPLFFLLGILGMLIKGAQLGFNTWLPKTYKESPSPAIVINTLVTGMFIFVIIIYFYLFNSLSYLSPIFIAWALLTMIYGAVNTFAQKDFNKFLGYSSISQFGYLLLGASISFMLGLGSKVELPLGILASAIIYVSIALGKGILFTSIGSIEEKIDDKNLMLFKTSPAFTSFSFIGLLNVLGLPPTIGFLGEVLLILASADLVHLIGLWFIPILIGIFITMALSSAYGVMLFKDVYGGTKTTISIDKSLISSIIGALAIFSVIFSIYPEILTNAFSNFITFVGGNYILLPLIVLLPSIGAFIALITPKTFNQDIRGSISTASIGIAAGLAIYTLINILLVKHTFLSPVFSFTLLSYFSFSSSLMQAILSSFILIISFFISLYSIDYMKEDSVLRRYWGFFGFFVTSMLAVVLSDNIFLFLFGWEGTSLASFALISYYINDSSKNIVGSGRSFLGIKYLSTPYKSGLRALIFTRTADTGLIFGLGYLLFSTTFSQFDGISTLYPPAQSLFGSFSILVHSPYSLILLITLYLGGLAKSAVFPFTQWLVTAMTGPTPISALIHAATMVNLGAILTFITYPFLIYTKNITFFEIMIGLSIFTAVYTTFGALVSKEQKVILANSTADQISLAILSSSIGGLLSIYFHSPLYVYSGIAIGLFQIIAHGIYKASLFMNTGSVIHYTESRFIEEYSSLYKELRGVFILQLISALNLASIPPLIGFWAHSFIANLLTFNPALEAIYLCLEFAAALYIIRYLVKTFAWKSEFTVFTNNFNFKSGNFRLFAYTHKMETIPEIHKDKKIGKLMIISPSFLVAFTLAISPFMLVIMRFFSTQMLTVSKLLYFSDYDAIISAIGVIFASFLFSRQINLNIDPIIKFFDTGFFLYPVLDKIGIYGNNAFNWLFERVEDQYYTILNLKLPTSIKAFGTYAVPKIQSGILRNYVAYYSIGIVLISIILIILFFVK, from the coding sequence ATGATAATTCCCTTCATTTTAATAATATCTGCTATACTTGTTGGATTAACATTCTTTATTAATAAGAGAATTTCACTTTTTACCGGGATAGCTAGTATAGTAATTAATGTCTATTATCTCTTTAACTATGGTTTGTTTATATCCTTCTATAATATTAATAAAATTGGCTCTATTGGATTTACTATAAATCAGCTAAATTATCCTTTTATTATTGCAATTATAATAGTTTCTCTTGCATCAATAATATTTTCATATGACTATTTTAAGTCCAGAAGCGTAAATTCTAGTTTAATATACGGATTACTGTCATTAGCCGGAGTATCGTTAATATATACTGCTCTATCAGTTAATTTATTGGAACTCTTTATATTTCTAGAGATCTCAATTTTCTCAGTATTTTTCATGATATTAATATATGGGAAATCTGACAGAGAAAAAGCCTCATCAATATTTATTCTTTGGTCACAAGTAGGAATGGCACTATTTTTATCATCTATAATTCTCATAGGCTTAAGAGCGGGTACAATGAATATTTATAAAATAGATGATGTATTTAATAACTTTTCTGTATTGCCATATGCTCCACTATTCTTCCTATTAGGAATATTGGGCATGCTGATAAAGGGTGCACAATTAGGATTTAACACATGGTTACCTAAAACCTATAAAGAGTCCCCATCGCCAGCTATTGTCATCAATACATTAGTTACTGGTATGTTCATATTTGTAATAATAATATACTTCTATTTATTTAACTCCTTGAGCTACCTATCTCCGATCTTTATTGCATGGGCATTACTAACAATGATATATGGTGCAGTGAATACATTTGCTCAAAAAGATTTTAACAAATTCTTAGGATATAGCAGTATTTCCCAATTCGGCTACTTACTACTAGGAGCCTCTATCTCTTTTATGTTAGGTTTAGGATCTAAAGTAGAATTACCATTAGGAATTCTAGCATCTGCAATAATTTACGTAAGTATAGCATTAGGAAAAGGAATACTCTTTACTTCAATAGGCAGTATAGAAGAGAAAATAGACGACAAAAATTTAATGCTATTTAAAACTTCGCCTGCATTTACATCATTTTCTTTCATAGGACTATTAAATGTATTAGGTTTGCCACCAACAATAGGATTTTTAGGAGAAGTACTTCTAATACTAGCATCTGCAGATTTAGTACACTTAATAGGACTATGGTTCATACCAATACTTATTGGCATCTTCATTACAATGGCACTTTCGTCTGCATATGGAGTCATGTTATTTAAAGACGTATATGGAGGAACAAAAACCACAATATCAATAGATAAGAGCTTAATCAGTTCCATTATAGGTGCACTAGCAATATTTAGCGTTATATTCTCTATATATCCGGAAATACTTACAAATGCATTTTCTAATTTCATTACATTTGTAGGCGGAAACTATATACTTTTACCACTTATAGTTCTTTTACCTTCGATTGGTGCATTTATAGCACTGATAACTCCTAAAACATTTAATCAAGATATTAGAGGTAGTATTTCAACTGCATCTATAGGTATTGCAGCAGGTCTAGCAATATATACTCTTATAAATATTCTTTTGGTAAAACATACATTTTTATCTCCAGTTTTCTCATTCACGTTATTAAGTTACTTCTCATTTAGTTCATCATTAATGCAAGCAATATTATCGTCATTTATACTGATAATCTCATTTTTCATTTCATTATACAGCATAGATTACATGAAAGAAGACAGTGTATTAAGGAGATATTGGGGCTTCTTTGGATTTTTTGTAACCTCCATGTTAGCTGTTGTACTCTCGGATAATATTTTCTTATTTTTATTTGGATGGGAAGGAACTTCATTAGCTTCATTCGCATTAATAAGTTACTACATAAACGATTCTAGTAAAAATATTGTAGGATCTGGAAGATCATTTCTTGGAATAAAATACTTATCAACACCATATAAGAGTGGATTAAGAGCTCTAATATTCACTAGGACTGCAGACACTGGATTAATATTTGGTTTAGGATATTTACTATTCTCTACTACATTTTCACAATTTGATGGAATTTCTACATTATATCCTCCTGCTCAATCGCTGTTTGGCAGTTTTTCTATACTGGTTCACTCTCCTTATTCATTAATACTCTTAATCACACTATATTTAGGTGGTTTAGCTAAGAGTGCAGTATTTCCATTTACACAATGGCTAGTTACAGCAATGACTGGGCCAACACCTATCAGTGCATTAATACATGCAGCTACAATGGTAAATCTAGGTGCAATACTAACATTCATTACATATCCATTTTTAATTTATACAAAAAATATTACATTTTTCGAGATAATGATAGGATTATCAATATTTACTGCAGTGTATACTACTTTTGGAGCATTAGTATCAAAAGAACAGAAAGTGATATTAGCTAACTCTACAGCAGATCAGATAAGTCTAGCAATTCTCTCATCCTCTATAGGAGGATTACTTTCTATTTACTTCCACTCGCCATTATATGTATACTCTGGAATTGCAATAGGATTATTCCAAATAATAGCTCATGGAATATACAAAGCGTCATTATTTATGAACACAGGATCGGTAATACATTATACTGAAAGTAGATTTATAGAAGAATACTCATCACTTTATAAAGAATTAAGAGGAGTATTTATATTACAGCTAATTTCAGCACTAAACCTTGCCAGTATACCTCCTTTAATAGGCTTTTGGGCACACTCATTCATAGCAAACTTACTAACTTTCAATCCTGCATTAGAGGCAATTTATTTATGTCTAGAATTTGCAGCCGCACTGTATATAATTAGATACCTAGTAAAAACATTTGCATGGAAATCAGAATTTACTGTATTTACCAATAATTTCAATTTTAAATCAGGTAATTTTAGACTTTTCGCATACACGCATAAAATGGAAACAATACCAGAAATTCATAAAGATAAAAAGATAGGAAAACTAATGATAATTTCTCCATCTTTTCTTGTAGCATTTACATTAGCAATTAGTCCATTCATGTTGGTAATAATGAGATTCTTTTCTACTCAAATGCTAACAGTAAGCAAACTTCTCTACTTTTCTGACTATGACGCAATAATTTCAGCGATAGGAGTTATTTTTGCGTCATTTCTATTCTCTAGACAAATTAATCTAAATATTGATCCAATAATTAAGTTCTTTGATACTGGATTTTTCTTATATCCAGTACTAGATAAAATAGGGATTTATGGTAACAATGCATTTAATTGGTTATTTGAGAGAGTAGAAGATCAATACTATACTATACTTAATTTAAAATTGCCTACTAGCATAAAAGCATTCGGTACATATGCAGTACCAAAGATTCAATCAGGAATATTAAGAAATTATGTAGCATATTACTCTATAGGTATAGTATTAATATCTATTATACTAATTATATTGTTTTTTGTAAAATAA
- a CDS encoding SDR family oxidoreductase: MDLNLKDKIGIITGASKGIGEGIAKVLMKEGVKVVNFDIIKPAYEVDFFKVDISKKEEVLNGINYVIQKYNKIDILVNNAGIESYGSINEVSEEEWDKIINVNVKGPFLLSKYSIPYMLKQKKGVIINIASIQSLATQKRVAAYTTSKHALLGLTRSIAVDFAPFIRSIAICPGSIRTPLLEWAAEQEVGKDKIEDKIKEWAEVYPLKRIGSPEDIGYLTAFLSSDLASFITGVCVVIDGGLTSLIPISSPEKNPK; encoded by the coding sequence ATGGATCTAAATCTCAAGGATAAAATAGGTATAATAACTGGAGCATCAAAAGGTATAGGAGAAGGAATAGCAAAAGTTCTAATGAAAGAAGGTGTAAAAGTTGTAAATTTTGATATAATTAAACCAGCTTATGAAGTGGATTTCTTCAAAGTAGACATATCAAAGAAGGAAGAAGTATTAAACGGAATAAATTATGTAATTCAAAAATATAATAAGATAGATATTTTAGTTAATAATGCAGGGATAGAAAGCTACGGATCTATAAACGAAGTAAGTGAAGAAGAATGGGACAAAATAATTAACGTGAATGTAAAAGGGCCATTCTTATTGTCCAAATATTCTATACCTTACATGCTAAAACAGAAAAAAGGAGTAATTATTAATATAGCTTCAATTCAATCTTTAGCAACTCAGAAGAGAGTTGCAGCATATACAACTAGTAAGCATGCTCTTTTAGGTTTAACTAGAAGCATAGCAGTAGATTTTGCTCCATTTATAAGATCAATAGCTATATGTCCAGGTTCAATTAGAACTCCATTATTAGAATGGGCTGCAGAACAGGAAGTTGGTAAAGATAAGATTGAAGATAAAATAAAGGAATGGGCTGAAGTATATCCATTGAAAAGAATAGGTTCACCGGAAGACATAGGTTACTTAACAGCATTCTTATCCTCTGATTTAGCATCATTCATAACTGGCGTATGTGTAGTTATAGATGGAGGACTAACTTCACTAATTCCTATCAGTTCTCCAGAAAAAAATCCAAAATAA
- a CDS encoding selenium-binding family protein, which produces MGVFSFKRDPTFYPSPKMAMESPPEDLAYVAGLHTKTGVEKPDFIAVVDVNPDSETYSKIIYKVELPNFNDELHHFGWNACSSALCPNGRPDVERRYLVVPGLRSSRIYIIDTKQNPRQPQIVKTIEPKEVVSKTGYTRLHTVHCGPDGIYISAFGNETGDGPGGILMLDHYTFDPLGKWEIDRGDQYLAYDFWWNLPNEVMVSSEWATPNTIEDGLKLEHLKDKYGNRIHFWDLRRRRKISSITLGEENRMALELRPLHNPTKMMGFINMVVSLKDLSSSIWLWFYEDKKWNAEKVIEIPAEPAEDVPEILKPFKAVPPLVTDIDLSLDDKFLYVSLWGIGEVRQYDVSNPFKPILTGKVKLGGIFHREDHPAGHKLTGAPQMLEVSRDGKRVYVTNSLYSTWDNEFYPEGLKGWMVKLNANKDGGLEVDKDFFVDFGEGRAHQVRLKGGDASSDSYCYP; this is translated from the coding sequence ATGGGAGTATTCTCATTTAAAAGAGACCCAACATTCTATCCATCCCCTAAAATGGCTATGGAATCTCCGCCAGAAGATTTGGCTTATGTTGCAGGATTACATACTAAAACTGGAGTAGAAAAACCCGATTTTATAGCAGTTGTTGACGTAAATCCAGATTCAGAAACTTACTCTAAGATTATATATAAAGTGGAACTTCCAAATTTTAATGACGAGCTTCATCATTTTGGTTGGAACGCTTGTAGTTCTGCTCTATGTCCAAATGGAAGGCCAGACGTAGAAAGGAGGTATCTAGTTGTTCCTGGTTTAAGATCATCTAGAATATATATCATTGATACAAAACAGAACCCTAGACAACCACAAATTGTAAAAACTATAGAACCAAAAGAGGTTGTGAGCAAAACTGGATATACTAGACTACATACTGTACATTGTGGTCCAGATGGTATTTACATTAGTGCGTTTGGTAATGAGACTGGAGATGGACCTGGAGGAATATTAATGCTAGATCATTATACTTTTGACCCATTAGGCAAATGGGAAATAGATAGAGGTGATCAATATCTAGCTTATGATTTCTGGTGGAATCTACCAAATGAAGTGATGGTAAGTAGCGAATGGGCTACGCCAAATACTATAGAAGACGGATTAAAGTTAGAACATCTTAAAGATAAATACGGAAATAGAATTCATTTCTGGGATTTAAGGAGGAGAAGGAAAATTTCTTCGATAACCTTAGGAGAAGAAAATAGAATGGCTTTAGAGTTAAGGCCATTACATAATCCTACAAAAATGATGGGATTTATTAATATGGTAGTTAGTTTAAAGGATCTTAGTAGTTCAATATGGTTGTGGTTTTATGAAGATAAAAAATGGAATGCAGAAAAAGTAATTGAAATTCCTGCAGAACCTGCTGAAGATGTACCAGAAATTCTAAAACCATTCAAAGCAGTACCACCTTTAGTTACGGATATAGATCTTTCTCTTGATGATAAATTCCTATACGTAAGTTTATGGGGAATAGGAGAAGTAAGACAATACGATGTCTCAAATCCATTTAAGCCAATACTTACAGGTAAAGTGAAGTTAGGTGGAATATTCCATAGAGAAGATCACCCTGCTGGACATAAATTAACCGGTGCGCCACAAATGTTAGAAGTTAGTAGAGACGGTAAAAGAGTCTACGTAACTAATTCATTATATAGTACATGGGATAACGAATTCTATCCTGAAGGATTAAAAGGATGGATGGTAAAACTAAACGCAAATAAAGACGGCGGATTAGAAGTAGATAAGGACTTCTTCGTTGATTTTGGAGAAGGTAGAGCTCATCAGGTGAGATTGAAAGGTGGAGACGCTTCTTCTGATTCCTATTGTTATCCTTAG
- a CDS encoding DMT family transporter, producing MKEKAILFLGGVAFGTAAIFVKFCTISPPLITFLRFVLAGSILLAFSRKGKFKLKYFIIPSLFLSLHMMFFVSSVFLTTISASTILVSTSPIFAMILRRRIDLFILTAIAGIIIINYSVSFGYLLGNVLALLSAVSFAFYTYFLSKLHYDFTSTASFIYLLSSTFMIPILPVYGIGEFNLVSILAVLGLVLIPTLIGHGSIIYTANKLPISLVTSAELIEPVVATLLAIPIFHQIPNIQEIIGGAITLISIYFIFKK from the coding sequence ATGAAGGAAAAGGCAATATTGTTTTTAGGCGGTGTTGCTTTTGGAACTGCAGCAATTTTTGTCAAATTTTGTACCATATCTCCACCTTTGATTACGTTTTTACGGTTTGTGTTGGCTGGATCAATTCTGCTTGCCTTTTCCAGAAAAGGAAAGTTTAAATTGAAATACTTTATCATTCCTTCATTATTTCTTTCACTTCATATGATGTTTTTTGTAAGTAGTGTTTTCTTAACTACAATATCTGCCTCAACTATTCTAGTCTCTACTAGCCCGATATTTGCAATGATATTAAGAAGAAGAATTGACTTATTCATACTCACAGCAATAGCAGGGATAATAATAATAAACTATAGCGTAAGTTTCGGTTATCTTCTAGGAAATGTTTTAGCATTACTGTCTGCTGTTTCCTTTGCTTTTTATACTTATTTCTTATCTAAATTACATTACGATTTTACCTCAACCGCATCTTTCATTTACTTATTATCTTCAACATTCATGATTCCAATTTTACCAGTATATGGTATAGGCGAATTTAATTTAGTTTCGATACTTGCAGTATTAGGTCTTGTTTTAATTCCTACTTTAATCGGACATGGTTCAATTATATACACTGCAAATAAGCTACCTATTAGCTTAGTAACATCTGCAGAGCTTATTGAACCAGTAGTAGCTACGTTACTGGCAATACCTATTTTTCATCAGATTCCGAATATTCAAGAAATTATAGGAGGGGCAATAACATTAATTTCAATTTATTTTATATTTAAAAAATAA
- a CDS encoding thiolase family protein has protein sequence MVAIVDVGITKFGKRKESVIELAGEASKDLVRKYDFDFVIVSNSYSGEFNSISGINSLITTYLGIDEVPSVRVDNTSGSGGSALLLAKSLLESKEANTVLIIGVEKMSDKKTREVTKIISSLLPENERIASLPSLASLATINYMKKFGATRESIAEVAVKNHYNGSLNPYAHIQKAVSLQDVLSSPVISEPLRLYEYTPISDGAASIVMTRNEDALSYTSKPVYIKGIGYSNNTSFICDRDDFTTLDSVRRASRMAFKKAKIEKIDFAELHDMATILEIIQSEDIGLFPKGEGWKAVINGVTRLDGDIPLNPSGGLNSKGHPIGASGIAQALEAFWQIRNEAGNRQVKDARVGLSLSMAGFGNSATVTIYGDEP, from the coding sequence ATGGTAGCTATTGTAGATGTAGGGATTACAAAATTCGGCAAGAGAAAGGAAAGCGTCATAGAGTTAGCCGGTGAAGCCAGTAAAGACTTGGTCAGAAAATATGATTTTGATTTTGTAATAGTTTCCAATTCATATTCTGGAGAATTTAATTCTATTTCAGGAATTAATTCTCTAATTACAACTTATTTGGGAATTGACGAAGTTCCGTCAGTAAGAGTTGATAATACTAGTGGAAGTGGAGGGTCAGCATTACTTTTAGCTAAATCTCTTTTAGAGTCCAAAGAAGCTAATACGGTGCTAATAATAGGCGTAGAAAAAATGTCTGATAAGAAAACCAGAGAAGTAACTAAAATAATTTCTTCCTTACTCCCTGAAAACGAAAGGATCGCATCCTTACCCTCACTTGCTTCATTAGCTACAATTAATTACATGAAAAAGTTTGGAGCCACCAGAGAAAGCATAGCAGAAGTGGCTGTAAAAAATCATTATAATGGATCTTTAAATCCTTATGCTCATATTCAAAAAGCAGTATCACTTCAAGATGTATTATCTTCACCAGTTATTTCTGAACCATTAAGATTGTATGAATATACTCCTATTAGTGATGGTGCAGCATCGATAGTAATGACTAGAAATGAAGATGCGTTAAGTTATACCAGTAAACCAGTCTATATAAAAGGAATAGGATATTCTAACAATACTTCATTTATATGTGATAGAGATGACTTTACTACCTTGGACTCAGTTAGAAGAGCTTCAAGGATGGCATTTAAGAAGGCAAAGATAGAAAAAATCGATTTTGCAGAATTACATGACATGGCCACAATTCTTGAAATTATTCAATCAGAGGATATTGGCTTATTTCCTAAGGGTGAAGGATGGAAAGCTGTAATTAATGGAGTTACTAGATTAGATGGTGATATTCCTTTAAATCCTAGTGGGGGATTGAATTCTAAGGGTCATCCTATAGGCGCTAGTGGGATAGCTCAAGCTTTGGAGGCTTTTTGGCAAATTAGAAATGAGGCAGGAAATAGGCAAGTAAAAGATGCAAGAGTTGGATTAAGTTTAAGTATGGCAGGATTTGGAAATTCTGCTACTGTAACAATTTACGGTGACGAGCCATGA
- a CDS encoding DUF998 domain-containing protein, with protein sequence MDRSKISGYLILVGVSQFILFIIVAEALYPGYSIRSNYVSDLGVGSTAIIFNGSIIFMGLLIIVSSILLWRSYSFLIFITGVGAMFVGIFPETTGYPHLISALIAFLFGGISAIVTSFHRNYFWSILGIITLVSLVLFILKIYPIGPGGTERLIIYPELIWGISFATYLIEGRKH encoded by the coding sequence ATGGATAGATCAAAGATTTCTGGATATTTAATTTTAGTAGGAGTATCTCAATTTATATTATTTATTATTGTAGCTGAAGCTTTATATCCAGGCTATTCTATAAGGTCAAATTATGTTAGTGATCTTGGAGTTGGGAGTACAGCAATAATATTCAATGGATCAATAATATTTATGGGTTTACTTATTATCGTAAGTTCTATTCTTTTGTGGAGATCATATTCATTTCTTATTTTTATTACCGGAGTAGGAGCTATGTTTGTGGGGATATTTCCTGAAACTACTGGTTATCCTCATTTAATTTCTGCACTTATAGCATTTCTATTTGGAGGAATTTCTGCTATTGTTACTTCTTTTCATAGAAATTATTTCTGGAGTATACTAGGTATAATTACGTTAGTCAGTTTAGTCTTGTTTATCCTTAAAATATACCCAATAGGACCTGGAGGTACTGAAAGATTAATTATATATCCTGAACTAATTTGGGGAATTAGTTTCGCTACATACTTAATAGAAGGGAGAAAACATTAA